The Pseudomonas sp. IB20 region CGGCCGTTCTTGGTAGCCATGCGAGCACGGAAGCCGTGAGTACGGGCGCGTTTGATGGTGCTTGGTTGGAAAGTACGTTTCATGGCGTTGTTACCTGGTTCGTCCACAACGGGCCGGAATGGCCCCCGTTTTAAGAGACCGGCGATTCT contains the following coding sequences:
- the rpmH gene encoding 50S ribosomal protein L34, encoding MKRTFQPSTIKRARTHGFRARMATKNGR